One part of the Kwoniella dendrophila CBS 6074 chromosome 5, complete sequence genome encodes these proteins:
- a CDS encoding vacuolar protein 8: MGGVSSCCGPRRKNNYEPLLLENEREAVADLLQYLENRSTTNFFSGSPLAALTTLSFSDNVDLQRSAALAFAEITEKEVREVGRDTLDPVLYLLTSHDHEVQRAASAALGNLAVNAENKLLIVSLGGLEPLIRQMLSSNVEVQCNAVGCITNLATHDENKTQIAKSGALIPLTRLAKSKDMRVQRNATGALLNMTHSDENRQQLVSAGAIPVLVSLLNSPDTDVQYYCTTALSNIAVDGTNRKRLATSEPKLVQSLVQLMDSQSLKVQCQAALALRNLASDEKYQLEIVKFDGLKPLLRLLHSSYLPLILSAAACVRNVSIHPANESPIIDSGFLQPLIELLSFDENEEVQCHAISTLRNLAASSERNKGAIVEAGAVERIKELVLTVPLAVQSEMTACVAVLALSDDLKPQLLEMGICEVLIPLTNSSSVEVQGNSAAALGNLSSKAAEDYAPFNAVWNKPDGGLHAYLVRFLSSADITFQHIAVWTIVQLLEAEDDQLTNNIRSSPILMSSIRQLAASPPPSRGGRGGNDVSQGSEGDEDYEDDGLDGEGEGEIATLARRILDLTEDGGRDINDGSHFSTHHQQSSGNDNGNGNTGSLGSEHAALRASVHRALSGGH, encoded by the exons ATGGGTGGTGTTAGCAGTTGCT GCGGACCAAGGCGAAAGAACAATTATGAACCATTATTACTTGAGAACGAAAGAGAAGCAGTAGCGGATTTATTACAATACCTAGAGA accgatcaacaacaaatttCTTTTCCGGATCACCATTGGCAGCGTTAACAACTTTATCATTCAgtgataatgttgatttacAGAGATCCGCTGCTTTAGCATTTGCTGAAATCACAGAGAAAGAAGTTAGAGAAGTTGGTAGAGATACTTTGGATCCTGTTTTATACCTATTAACAAGTCATGATCATGAAGTTCAAAGAGCCGCCTCAGCTGCTTTGGGTAACTTGGCTGTCAATG CCGAAAACAAATTACTCATTGTTTCACTTGGTGGATTAGAACCTCTTATTAGACAAATGTTATCCTCAAATGTAGAAGTTCAATGTAATGCAGTAGGATGTATAACCAACTTGGCTACACACG ACGAGAACAAAACACAGATCGCAAAATCAGGAGCTTTGATCCCTTTAACTAGATTAGCCAAATCGAAGGATATGAGAGTACAGAGAAATGCTACTGGTGCTTTATTGAATATGACACattcag ATGAAAACCGACAACAACTTGTGTCAGCTGGAGCTATCCCTGTCTTGGTTAGCTTGCTCAACTCACCTGATACCGATGTTCAGTATTATTGTACTACCGCTTTGAGTAACATAgctgttgatg GTACAAACCGAAAACGATTGGCTACTTCTGAGCCTAAATTAGTACAAAGTTTGGTACAACTCATGGATAGTCAAAGTTTGAAAGTGCAATGTCAAGCAGCTTTGGCACTTCGAAATCTCGCTAGTGATG AAAAATACCAGCTTGAAATAGTCAAATTCGATGGACTTAAACCCTTATTACGACTCCTTCATTCCTCCTACCTTCCTTTGATACTCTCAGCCGCAGCATGTGTACGAAACGTATCGATTCACCCAGCGAACGAATCACCCATCATCGATTCCGGCTTCTTACAGCCTCTGATAGAGCTATTgtcttttgatgaaaatgaagaggTACAATGTCATGCAATTTCAACATTACGAAACTTAGCTGCTTCAAGTGAAAGAAACAAAGGTGCTATAGTGGAAGCTGGTGCAGTAGAACGAATCAAGGAATTGGTATTAACCGTTCCATTGGCTGTTCAGAGTGAAATGACTGCTTGTGTTGCTGTTTTGGCTCTTAGTG ATGATCTGAAACCTCAACTGCTTGAAATGGGCATCTGCGAGGTCCTTATTCCTCTTACAAATTCTTCAAGCGTAGAAGTACAGGGTAATTCCGCTGCTGCGCTTGGTAATCTCTCTTCCAAAG CTGCTGAGGACTACGCCCCTTTCAACGCCGTATGGAACAAGCCAGATGGCGGTCTACATGCATACTTGGTTAGATTCTTGAGTAGTGCTGATATTACATTCCAGCATATCGCTGTTTGG ACTATTGTGCAACTTCttgaagcagaagatgatcaattaaCGAACAATATTCgatcttcacctatactCATGTCATCTATACGACAATTAGCAGCTTCCCCACCACCTTCACGtggaggtagaggtggaaaCGATGTATCACAAGGAtcagaaggtgatgaagattatgaagatgacggattagatggtgaaggtgaaggtgaaattgcaACTTTAGCAAGAAGAATTTTAGATTTGACCGAAGATGGTGGCAGAGATATCAATGATGGCTCACATTTCTCCACTCATCACCAACAATCTAGTGGGAATGATAACGGAAATGGAAATACGGGTAGTCTAGGTAGTGAACATGCTGCTTTGAGAGCTAGTGTACATCGAGCTTTGAGTGGTGGTCATTAG